A genomic segment from Papilio machaon chromosome 20, ilPapMach1.1, whole genome shotgun sequence encodes:
- the LOC106709991 gene encoding zinc finger protein basonuclin-2 produces the protein MEGKEFGAVPGLPAGLDYFMMPRVSQPAPQFDFRKLGASFSGREEEREEPRSPEYAPERRDPPPAPWPLGLGVQFVNPATGKKRVQCNVCLKTFCDKGALKIHFSAVHLREMHKCTVEGCTMMFSSRRSRNRHSANPNPKLHSPHVRRKISAHDGRSAQPFPLLPALARLPLPPPSLLPPELAARLPTALAAPPGPTPLPPRVPLDDLRNFSEIEKMYRKIPSPQDASRHVFDVLKPSPPREDECIKQSENIERTSNEKQEEETLDVKSPVMGRLNYDDEPEDLTVNKRREETESMVQSEPSGRTEPTVGDDKSTLVPNKRKRKSGNPTRCSQNTVEYSVSDEEYNSDLFRTISTPGSSRTEEEPLSLKKQKPEKWEPFQNGAEVVDAETVTRVKAESESDDESSAPSVVREGLRLRSDLYTPSDSGSDLLALEERLARPRSPSPHSDLADDRTDFNDLEIPIDDENPDRCTACGKIFQNHFTLRMHYRNDHLKLLHPCDVNGCDAAFPSRRSRDRHSSNADLHRRLLSTGPPDSRQRRSSFEVNAELLNKLYADIKGLASTLESLRYGGDESPQLPAYVTETMKFYSRNLSALHAGFLPQLRDRGFFPGPFLMGNGAPQPGGLYAPAGAQSARESMSPLSASSPPVLSPGRLDAAHARPRDDAKLLFRETTESYKKMTSLCERQEQLYQHHVPVS, from the coding sequence ATGGAAGGCAAAGAGTTTGGTGCGGTCCCCGGCCTGCCCGCCGGTCTGGACTACTTCATGATGCCGCGCGTCAGCCAACCGGCGCCGCAGTTCGACTTCAGAAAGTTAGGAGCCAGCTTCAGCGGTCGCGAGGAGGAGCGTGAGGAGCCACGCTCGCCGGAGTACGCGCCGGAGCGCCGCGACCCGCCGCCCGCGCCCTGGCCGCTCGGCCTCGGCGTGCAGTTCGTCAACCCCGCCACCGGCAAGAAGAGAGTGCAGTGCAATGTCTGTCTCAAAACTTTCTGCGACAAGGGAGCTCTTAAAATTCATTTCTCGGCGGTGCATCTGCGTGAAATGCACAAATGTACAGTGGAGGGGTGCACCATGATGTTCAGTTCGCGCCGCTCGAGGAACAGGCATAGCGCCAACCCGAATCCCAAGTTGCACTCACCACACGTGAGGCGCAAGATATCGGCGCACGACGGCCGTTCCGCGCAACCGTTCCCGCTGTTGCCTGCGCTGGCGCGTCTACCACTGCCACCACCCTCGTTGCTGCCGCCCGAGCTGGCCGCTCGGCTACCGACCGCGCTCGCCGCCCCGCCGGGACCCACACCGCTGCCTCCTCGAGTACCTCTCGACGACCTTCGTAACTTCagtgaaatagaaaaaatgtatagGAAGATACCATCACCACAGGATGCCTCGCGTCATGTGTTCGACGTTCTTAAGCCTTCTCCACCTCGAGAGGATGAGTGTATTAAACAAAGTGAAAATATTGAACGCACCTCTAACGAAAAGCAAGAAGAGGAGACGCTTGATGTTAAGTCACCGGTGATGGGCAGGTTAAATTATGACGACGAACCCGAGGACTTGACTGTAAATAAAAGACGAGAAGAGACCGAGTCGATGGTGCAGTCGGAACCTAGCGGTCGAACCGAACCGACCGTCGGCGATGACAAATCGACCCTGGTTCCTAATAAACGAAAGAGAAAGAGCGGCAACCCCACGCGGTGTTCACAGAACACAGTAGAGTACAGTGTTTCCGACGAGGAATATAATAGTGATTTATTTAGAACCATCTCAACTCCCGGCTCGAGTCGGACAGAAGAAGAACCCCTATCGCTCAAGAAACAAAAGCCAGAAAAATGGGAGCCATTTCAGAACGGTGCGGAGGTTGTGGACGCGGAAACAGTGACGCGAGTGAAGGCCGAGAGCGAATCGGACGACGAGTCGAGTGCGCCGAGCGTTGTGCGCGAGGGGCTGCGGCTGCGCTCCGACCTGTATACGCCGAGCGACAGCGGTAGCGACCTGCTGGCGTTGGAGGAGCGTCTAGCGCGCCCGCGTTCGCCCTCGCCTCATAGCGACCTCGCCGACGATCGCACCGACTTCAATGATCTCGAAATACCGATCGACGATGAGAATCCAGACCGATGCACGGCTTGCGGCAAAATATTTCAGAATCACTTCACGCTGCGCATGCATTACAGGAACGACCACTTAAAATTGCTTCACCCCTGCGACGTTAACGGGTGCGATGCCGCTTTCCCTTCTCGAAGAAGTAGGGACAGGCACAGCTCTAACGCCGATTTGCACAGACGATTGCTATCGACTGGACCGCCGGACTCGCGGCAGCGAAGGTCCTCCTTCGAGGTCAACGCGGAACTCCTCAATAAATTGTACGCAGATATAAAAGGTCTCGCGTCGACGCTCGAGAGTCTCCGATACGGCGGCGACGAGTCCCCGCAGCTGCCGGCCTACGTTACGGAGACGATGAAGTTCTACAGTCGAAATTTAAGCGCATTACATGCGGGGTTCCTGCCGCAGTTGAGGGACCGAGGTTTTTTTCCCGGGCCGTTCCTGATGGGTAACGGGGCGCCGCAACCGGGCGGGCTGTACGCCCCCGCCGGCGCGCAGTCGGCGCGGGAGTCGATGTCACCTTTGTCGGCATCCTCGCCGCCGGTGCTCTCCCCTGGCCGACTCGACGCGGCGCACGCCAGGCCGCGGGACGACGCTAAGCTGCTTTTTCGGGAGACGACCGAGTCCTACAAGAAGATGACGTCGCTGTGCGAGCGGCAGGAGCAGCTGTACCAGCACCACGTGCCGGTGTCGTGA